Part of the bacterium genome, ATCCAGCCGCGTTTCCTGAAGAAGTAAAGCAGAACGGCTGCGATTCCGCCCATCAGCAGCAGCACCATCGGGTATCCCGCAGGGTGCATTATCTCCGGCATATACTTGAAATTCATCCCGTAAATTCCCGCAATCAAATTCAGCGGCATCAGGATTACGGTGATGATCGTCAGTATCCTGATTATCTCGTTCGTCCGGTTTGAAACCAGCGTGATGTGCAAATCCATCAGGTTCGCCAGCGCGTCGCGCTCGTGCTCCAGAATATCCAGGGAGCGCTCCAGCTGGTCGATCAGGTCGGAGAGGTAGCGTACGGCCTCGGCCTCTTCCTCTTCCTCTTCGGGATGCTGCTTGCGCATTATCCCGTGCACTATCGCGCGTTCCGGCAGTATCGAGCGGCGCATCACGTTCAGCGACTGGCGCAGCGTCAGAATGTTGCGCATAAGCTCGCGCTCGCGCATCCGGCTCTGAATGCCGCGCCCCGCGAGAATCATTTCCTCTATTCTGTCGGCCAACAGCTGCACGTGCGTCAGCTCGGAAATGTACGCGTCCACGATGATGTCCAACAGATGGTGAAGGAACATCACCGGCTTTTCGCTCGTAGTCTGAAGGTACTCCGGCACCGGCAGCATGTGCTCCTTGAACTCCGCAAGCTCGCTTCTGTGAACCGTAATCACGTAATTGCGGCCGACGTACACGTTCAGCTCGCGCGCCTCCACCTCTCCCGTCCGCTGGTTGATCGTGAAATAGTGGAAGATGTAAAACTGGTAGTCCTCGTAGTCGTCGGCTTTGGGCGTGTACGGCTGGGACGAGTAGCAGTCCTCGACGGTAAGGGGGTGGAACTCCAGCTTTTCCTCCAGCAAATCCTTGACTTCGCTCTCTTTGGCTCCGGTAATGTCAATATCCACCCAGCAGAATTCCCAGCTTGCAACCAGCTCCTGGACGGCCGCGGGCGCGAGTTCCTTGAACTCGGCTACGCGATCCTCCAGAAACTGAATTGCACGAATCTTCACCTGCCGGCCCTCCGAAAAGCGCGTGATTGTAACACCATTCCGGGCGCATCCGCGCGCGTTTGCCCAGCCGCCCGCCCTGCCCTATAATCGCGTCGTGGGCTACCAGACGCTTTACCGCAAGTACCGCAGCCAGACGTTTTCGGAGGTCGTGGGCCAGAAGCACGTCATCCGCGTCCTGCGGGGCGCGCTTTCCCGCGGCCGCATCGCCCACGCGTACCTGATGAGCGGGCCGCGCGGCACCGGCAAGACCAGCGTCGCGCGCATCTTCGCCAAGGCGCTGAACTGCCCCGACGCCCGCGACGGAGAACCATGCGGCGGCTGCCATGTGTGCACTTCCATCGCCGAGGGGCGCTCGCCCGACGTCATCGAAATGGACGCGGCGTCCAACCGCGGGGTCGAATCCATCGAAGAGCTGCGCCGCGGCGTCCAGTTCGTCCCGCAGGAGCTTCGCTACAAGGTCTACATAATCGACGAAGTCCACATGATTTCGACGCACGGCTTCAACGCGCTCCTGAAAACGCTGGAGGAGCCGCCCTCGCATGCGATCTTCGTCCTCGCCACCACCGAGCCGGACAAGCTTCCGATAACGATCCTCTCCCGCTGCCTGCGATTCGAGTTTCACCGCATTCCGTTCCGCGAGCTTGCCGACCACCTGATTTCGATTGCAAAGAAAGAAAACCAGGCGCTGTCCGACGACGCGGCGATGCTTCTCGCGGAGCTTGCCGAGGGCAGCGCGCGCGACGCGATAAGCCTGCTCGACCAGCTCATCATCGCGGGCGAGGAGGAGATAACGCCGCTTCACATCCGCGAACTTTTCGGATTGTCGCATCCGAAAGCCGTCACCGAGCTCGTGCGCGAGCTTGTCGGCGGCAACCTTCAACAGCTTGTGGAGCACTTCCGCGAGGCCGTGGCGGAGGGCCGCGATCCGGAGCATTTCCTGCGGCTGCTTTACGGCAAGCTGCGCGACGGATATCTGCGCGAAGGCGACGACGACGAGCTTTTATTGATGCTCGAAACGGTGCCGCGAGAGCGGCTTTTGCTTTGCGTCGAGGCGATTTGGGACGCTCTCGGGCTTCTGCGCCGCAGCAACCATCCGGTCGGCCTCGTCGAGCTGACGCTTTTCAAGCTCGCGGCGATAATCGAAGGCGCGCGCGTATACGAACTGCCCGGCCCGGAGAACGCGGGCACTTACAGATTCCAGGAAAGCGCGCAAAAGGCGGCCGCGCCAGCCGCGCCGCGTCCCGAGAGGTTTTCCGCCGAATCCGAACCGGCCGGCGAGCCTATTCCGGCGGACGATGAATCCGCGCCCGCGCCGCAACCGCCTCCCAAGCCCGCGGCGGCGGGATCGTACGGGCCGCGGGCGATTTTGGAAGAGCTGCGCGGCGGCAAAATGAAAAGCGGCGAGCCGCAAGGCCCGCCCGCGCAGGGCGCGGGAACGCCCCCTTTTAGCGGCGACGCATCAGCGCGCGCGGCCGCGGAACCGCGCCCGGCATTGCAACCTTCCTCCGATTCATCCGTCTCGGAGCCGCCCCCTCCCCCGCCGGATTCGGACGAAATCCTGATTCCGGTGGAGCATGACGATTACGGGCATCCCGCGGATGCGCCCGTCACTTTCGCCGAGCCCGCGCCTGCCGCGCCGCCCCCCCCCAAGCGCGTCAAGCTCAAATCGGCGGACAGGTCCAGGCTTCCCTCGGGGCTCACCGCATTCCCGGCCGACCGCTGGAAAAAAACGCTCGCCGCGCTGCGTAAGAATTACTTTTCCACATATTGCCTGATTCACGAGGACAGCGGCGTAACGCCGATTCTTCTTCGCCCCGGCGTTTTATATCTCGCGTTTCCGGCGGATTCCAATCTCGTACGCAACTTCTGCAAGGAAGGCAGGCACAAGCGCGCGATCGAGGCGACGCTGACCGAGATGCTGGGTGACCCCGAGACGCTTGGCGGGGAAGCGGAAGGCGCGCGTAAATCGGAGAAGCCAGCGACCTGGCAGGCCGTGTTCGATCCCGGCGAAGCGCCCGACCCGGACGGCGACGACGAAGCGGTTGCCGCCGAGCGCGCCGCGCAACTTGAACTCCTCTTCGGGATGAGGAACGGCGGAGGGGAGGAGGAGTAGAGATTCTCTAAAACTGCCAGTAGACCAATTCACCTTCGGGAAATTGGTTGTAATATGGTGCGTAATCCAGCACTCCAATTTCCTGAAAGGATAGCCGCGCCTCGGTGATGTCAATTGCCAAGTTTATTGCACTGCATCCCAAGTATGGGTCCTCTTGAAGTCGCTCGGGAGCCGTCCACGCAATGCCATTAAACGTACTTCTCGTAAGATAGCTTTTGGCGTCAACGGCAGCCTGCGCTTCAGAATAATCCACAACTGCATGAACATAAGAGTAATAGAAAAATCCCTGGCCCGCTTTGTTGAAGCAAATAACCGGATCCGGCCCCTCAAAGTCGGTGGTGATTACAAACGCGCCATCCCACAGGGCATCTCCCTCGGCCAAAACCTGATCCTGCCAATTGCCTTCCGCATCCTTCCACGCGACAACAGCATCATTTATGGGTACGCTTTGGCCAAACCCAAGGTATACATCCCTGTCTCGCCCCATTGCAATAAACGGCATTTCAGTAACCGTATTGTAAGTTAGGAATATTGCCTGGTTTGCCATCCAGTCGCCTGGCACCTTTTCAACCGTCCATTCACCACTATCCCTAATACCGTAATATACATAGGCTTTGTAAATTGGATGAGGCATTGGTGAAGGATCAAAATTGCCGTAATCGTACGCAACGCTCGGAATTCCATCCGGGGTAAACACGAAGCTTGCCCCCGGGCTGTTGTATAGCATGCCTTCGCTGGTTTGAATCGTTTCAGTAGTCCACGAATCGCTCCCCGACTTAAAAGCGTATTTAAGAACGCTTTCGGAGTCATTGTACAGATGCGTTCCAACCCCCGCATTATATACTATGCCTATTGTGTCGGTGGGTTCGAAATACTCCATTGTTGATGTCCAGCAAAACTCAAACCCTTTGCCGTCATATCCAGAACTGTCTACAACATCAAGTTGCCAATTCTGCGCATTTACATCTCCGGTATAAACTTCAAGAGCTTGCGCTGCGCGATTGTAAGCGCTAACAAGCAATGTATCTCCGCGAATCTCAATGCTGGGATGATCGAAGCGACCGTTTTCAGAAATAACTTCGTGCACCCAGTCAAAACCATCGTAATAGCATAAAGCCAGTCGATTCGCGGGACCCATCGTGTATGCAATTACAGGGGCATTATCGATAGGGGTCAATACGATGTCACTGTCATTGGAAATAACTCCACAATCCCAAATCGTGTCAAACTCCGGCACCTGGAACGGAAATACGCCTTCCGCGGGCGTGGCGGTAAGCACTTTCAGGTTTTGATCCTCCAGTCCGCGGGGCGAAACCGCCTTTACGCCGAAGCTGTAAATCTGGTCATTCGTCAGGCCGGTCACGCGATAGGACGTCGCGCCCGCGACGTTCGTGTGATTCCCGCTCGTGAAAAGCTGGAGAGGGCTGCCGGTCAGGTCTCCCTCGGCCCAATACACCTCGTAGCTTGGTTCTCCTTCGGAGTGGTAGGCAAGCCCCCAGCCCACATTGACGGCCTGATCTCCCGGATCCGCCTCGGTGATTCCTATCGTGAGCAACCACGTGGGCGGCACGTCGCCGGCGCCGCTTCCAGGCTCCACGACAAGCCAATCCGCACCGCCCGGATGCAGCGGATGCGGATTGTATTCCGGCGTTTCGTTTGGGGGAACCGCGCTGTCGCGCGCGTGGACGCCGATTGAGAGCGTCTCGCCGATCGCGGCACCGTCCGAATCCGTTATCGTATAGTTAAATGGGCTTGACTGTCCTGTAACATCAACTTCGAACACGCGTCCGCTTGCGCGGGCGTCCGCATAATCCAGCGTTTCTCCGACTTGCCAGTACACCCAGTACGACACGGGCGGACTGTCCGCGTCCGTCGCCTCGCCGAACGTGATGTTTATTTCGGTGTTGCCGATATTGTAATTCCCCGCGATGATTCCCAGCCCGGACAGCCAGGTCGGCGGAGCCGTATCTCCGCCCGGATTGGTCGAGGTTGAAAACGGCCCGCCTTCGATGCCGTACTCGCCGCCGGAGCACGGGCGGATCCAATATCTAAGATTCGTCGCGTCGCTTCCGGTAAATGCGGCCTCCAAGCCGTACCTGTGCGTCACCTGGTAGCGCGGGCGCAGGCCGTCGCCGACCGCGGGACGGTTTATCGTGAACGGAAACTCCGGATTGCTCGGGAAGGGAATATCCCCCATATCCGTCACGTTGCCGCTTCCGTCGTCGATTCCCCAGCGCACGGCATACCCGTCCAGCGAGTTCAAATAATTGACCGCTATCGGAGTTATGTCGCTTACGCCTATTTCGCCGTTGCCGTCGCCGTCAATGACAGCGATCGGATCCGTCGCAGGATTGCCGGACGAAGTCGTTTCAAGATAGTGCAGCGCGACGGGCGTAATGTCGGCGACCGATACTTCGCCGTTCAAATCGTAATCGCCCTGATTGCGCTCGATGAAGGTGATCGTGCAGGTCGCCTCCGCAGTGTTGTCGTAGACCGAGGCAGTTGTGATTTTGTTTTCTTCGTTTTTGGGAGCGCCGCTTGTTTTGCGCGCCGCCTCGAATGGACGCGGAGCGAATTCAATCTCCGCGATGCGTCCGCTTCCGGATGCGCCTTCGGATTCCATGGGCCGCGGAATCACCGCGCCGACCGCGACGACTCCCGGATAATCCGTCACGCCCAGGAAGAGCGCACCGGGAAGAAATCCCGCGTCCTTGACCGAAACGGGAGAAAACCGCGATGCGTCGTATTCCAGGTGGAAAAGCGCGCTTTTGTAGCCTTTCGCGCCCTCGACTGCGACCGCCACGAGCTTGTTTCCGCCCGATGTTTCGGTCACTTCAAGCGAAAGGCTGCCGCGCTGGGAAGGATCGGGATCGCCGTATCCGAGCGGAGCTAGCGTGAATTCGCCGCCGGGCGAAGCAATACGCAGGCCGTAGCCGGACGGCCCGCCGCCGCGCCCGCAGGCGAGCACAAATCCCGTAAAAACCGCCAAAACGACAACCGCAACACGCGAAATACCCTTCATGACCCGCACCCCCGGAAGTGGGAAGACATTTAATTATACCCAGGGCTTCCCTTTTCTATCAGCGGGCGGTTTTTTCGTAAATTTCGAATCCTGTGGCTGCGATCCGCCGGTATTCGGCGTATGTCAGCAGCTTGGCCGCTTCGGTTGGCTCCGCGAACCGGATTTCGGCTATACCCTCGTCCGCCGCGTGTTCGTTATCGGGGATGCCGGCAACATCCGGCCCGGGCATAAACTCGTAAAGATAAAACTTGATCGCCTTTCTGTGCGGCGGGCCGCCTTTTTCCCCGAATGTGTACTTCACGTCGCCGATTTCGCCGAGCGGGCGCAGCCGCTCCGGCGCGATTCCCGTTTCTTCGCAAACTTCGCGCAGCGCCGCGGCCTCCGGACTCTCTCCCGGATCCAGATGCCCTTTCGGAAGCAGCCACTCCTCCCGTCCGTCCGAGCGGATCACTCGGATAAGCAGCGCTTCGGGATTTCCGTCGGGATTGCGCCGGACAACCATCCCTCCACCGCAATCGTGCTCCACCTCGCCGCGCGCATTCGGTCTGTTCGAAAACTTATGTCTCAAGGAATTTCCTCGCCAGTTTTGTTGGTTGCACCTGCGGCCGCGATTCGAACCATAAAATCCCCTGCGGGCGGGTACGCGTTGTCGCCGCGGTAAGTCACGACGCGCGTTCCGGTGAGCCTGTCCGCGAGTCCGTACGCCTCGCCCGGCCCCCATACGTACGAAACCAGCGCCAGCACCCCCGCGGACGCGATTCCCAAAACCGCGAACAGCGCGCGCGCGATCCGCGGACGCAGATCCGGCGAGCGCCCGGAGTCGTCCACCGGCGCGATGTTGCACGCGCGCTGGCCCGCGCTGCGCCCGGAGAACACCGGCGCAAGCCCGATGAATATCCACGCGATCGCCGGCAGCCCGACCAGCCACCAGATAGCCTGCGGAGTAAATCCGCGCTCAAGCAATCCCCCCAATCCGCACAGCTTCGCCAGCGCTTCGCCCGGATCAAGCCCGGCGAAATCGAGATTGCCCGAGCGCCGCGCGATCCAGTCCACAGCGTTTCCGAAGCTTTGCGCGAGTCCGCGCAGCGGATGCAAAAACGCAAGCTGCAAAAGCCCCGCAACCGCTGCGGCCAGCGCCGCGTCCACAATATGCGCCAGAAGCCTGTGCCCCGGGCGTGCGGGAACGCCCTCGTAGTCTATCCGCACCAGCCCGTACCGCCGCGCGCCCGCGCGGACAGGAGTCGGCCGCAGATCCACCTGCGGATGCTTCGCCCAGTCCTTCGGAATTTCGTACGCATTGCGGATAAGGTACGAGTCGAAGCAGTCCCGGCACGCGTACACGCCCTTTACGAGCGCCATGCACTTGCGGCACATCCGGCGATGGCACAGCGGGCACTCCCGGTCTGCGTTCCGGTAATCGTGGTTCGGGCAGCGCGGCACGCCCTCGATGCGCGGCTCCGGCTCGTCCTCCCAGTCGAATTCGAGCGCGTCCGCGTCGCGGTTTTCGTCATCCGCGACCGCGGGCGCTTCCAATTCGTGGAACCTGAATTCGATCCCCTCCGGCTCGCTCGCGATTTCCGGCGCATCTTCCCCGCCATCGGACGCTTCGCCCGGCAGGTCGAACTCGCGCGGGTAGACTATTTCCGGCCGCTCGAGCCGCGCCGCGTCGGCCAGCCGCTTGTCGTACGCGGCCTCGCGCCTCGCGCGCAACTCTGCGGGCGTCATATCCGCGCCCTCGTATTCGATGTACTCGAACAGCCCCACGTCCACGTCCGGCCTGCGCGCCAGCGAGCCCGCGATCTTGCGGCTTCTCGTTTCCGCATCCTCTTTCGGGGTTCCGAGGAGCCTCGCTATCCGCTCCTTCTGCTCGGATTTGGACTTTTCCTCGTCCGGAATCTCCACCTCCGGCGGCGGCTTGCCGGGAAACCACCCGACGCCGGAAAAGCAGTACGGGCAGCTTTCGAAATGGGCGACGGCGCGCTTGTGGTCGAATGCGACCTTCATTTCGCGGTAGCCGCGCGCGTTCAAAAGGTGGATCAGCGCGTGGTGGAATGACAGCCTGTTACCGCATTTGTCGCAGATACGTTCATATGTTTCGAGGGCGCTCGCCTCGGATTCGCCCTCGCTTTTTTTCTGCCAGTAGAGCCACATGTACGGGCAGCGGCCGGCCTTCCTGCGCGGCTCGCAGTCCACGCAGTACCGCCAGGTCTTGTTTATCGCGGTGTCGCGCGGGCACCAGCGCGTGCCGTCGATCGGATCCACGGGGGGATTATAGGTTACGCGGCCGGTAACGCGGCCGCGCACCATGGCGGGAATCGACGCGGAATGAGGCTTGGATTGCGCGCGCATCCGGCCGCCAAACAGGCCGCCGCAACCGCCGCCGCTTTGTGCGCGGGTTCGGGCCGCCGTACCTATGCCGGACCTATGCCAAATTGCGCGACGCGGGGCAGAAGGCAGCACGGCCGTCCCGGCGGGGAAACCGAACCGCGGGGACGCCAAGGTCAATTGCGGGAAAGGCCGGCAACCACCCTTTGAGCGTTGGAAGCTGGAAGTTGTGCACTGGGGGTTGAGGGAAGAGAGTCGGGAGTTAAGCTTTGGGAGCTGATTGGAG contains:
- the corA gene encoding magnesium/cobalt transporter CorA, coding for MKIRAIQFLEDRVAEFKELAPAAVQELVASWEFCWVDIDITGAKESEVKDLLEEKLEFHPLTVEDCYSSQPYTPKADDYEDYQFYIFHYFTINQRTGEVEARELNVYVGRNYVITVHRSELAEFKEHMLPVPEYLQTTSEKPVMFLHHLLDIIVDAYISELTHVQLLADRIEEMILAGRGIQSRMRERELMRNILTLRQSLNVMRRSILPERAIVHGIMRKQHPEEEEEEAEAVRYLSDLIDQLERSLDILEHERDALANLMDLHITLVSNRTNEIIRILTIITVILMPLNLIAGIYGMNFKYMPEIMHPAGYPMVLLLMGGIAAVLLYFFRKRGWI
- the dnaX gene encoding DNA polymerase III subunit gamma/tau, whose amino-acid sequence is MIVTPFRAHPRAFAQPPALPYNRVVGYQTLYRKYRSQTFSEVVGQKHVIRVLRGALSRGRIAHAYLMSGPRGTGKTSVARIFAKALNCPDARDGEPCGGCHVCTSIAEGRSPDVIEMDAASNRGVESIEELRRGVQFVPQELRYKVYIIDEVHMISTHGFNALLKTLEEPPSHAIFVLATTEPDKLPITILSRCLRFEFHRIPFRELADHLISIAKKENQALSDDAAMLLAELAEGSARDAISLLDQLIIAGEEEITPLHIRELFGLSHPKAVTELVRELVGGNLQQLVEHFREAVAEGRDPEHFLRLLYGKLRDGYLREGDDDELLLMLETVPRERLLLCVEAIWDALGLLRRSNHPVGLVELTLFKLAAIIEGARVYELPGPENAGTYRFQESAQKAAAPAAPRPERFSAESEPAGEPIPADDESAPAPQPPPKPAAAGSYGPRAILEELRGGKMKSGEPQGPPAQGAGTPPFSGDASARAAAEPRPALQPSSDSSVSEPPPPPPDSDEILIPVEHDDYGHPADAPVTFAEPAPAAPPPPKRVKLKSADRSRLPSGLTAFPADRWKKTLAALRKNYFSTYCLIHEDSGVTPILLRPGVLYLAFPADSNLVRNFCKEGRHKRAIEATLTEMLGDPETLGGEAEGARKSEKPATWQAVFDPGEAPDPDGDDEAVAAERAAQLELLFGMRNGGGEEE
- a CDS encoding NUDIX domain-containing protein, whose product is MRHKFSNRPNARGEVEHDCGGGMVVRRNPDGNPEALLIRVIRSDGREEWLLPKGHLDPGESPEAAALREVCEETGIAPERLRPLGEIGDVKYTFGEKGGPPHRKAIKFYLYEFMPGPDVAGIPDNEHAADEGIAEIRFAEPTEAAKLLTYAEYRRIAATGFEIYEKTAR
- a CDS encoding RDD family protein, whose amino-acid sequence is MRAQSKPHSASIPAMVRGRVTGRVTYNPPVDPIDGTRWCPRDTAINKTWRYCVDCEPRRKAGRCPYMWLYWQKKSEGESEASALETYERICDKCGNRLSFHHALIHLLNARGYREMKVAFDHKRAVAHFESCPYCFSGVGWFPGKPPPEVEIPDEEKSKSEQKERIARLLGTPKEDAETRSRKIAGSLARRPDVDVGLFEYIEYEGADMTPAELRARREAAYDKRLADAARLERPEIVYPREFDLPGEASDGGEDAPEIASEPEGIEFRFHELEAPAVADDENRDADALEFDWEDEPEPRIEGVPRCPNHDYRNADRECPLCHRRMCRKCMALVKGVYACRDCFDSYLIRNAYEIPKDWAKHPQVDLRPTPVRAGARRYGLVRIDYEGVPARPGHRLLAHIVDAALAAAVAGLLQLAFLHPLRGLAQSFGNAVDWIARRSGNLDFAGLDPGEALAKLCGLGGLLERGFTPQAIWWLVGLPAIAWIFIGLAPVFSGRSAGQRACNIAPVDDSGRSPDLRPRIARALFAVLGIASAGVLALVSYVWGPGEAYGLADRLTGTRVVTYRGDNAYPPAGDFMVRIAAAGATNKTGEEIP